The Methanosarcina acetivorans C2A genome includes the window TGAGAGAAGATTTCCTCGCAATTGTCCCTGTGTATTCATGTTTTATGCATGTGGGAGTGGGGACAAATCTGTAAAATTATGGTAAGCTGCAAATTTAAAAGTAAATTCAGATGGGATAAGAATGGAAGATCCGGATAAGAAAGAAAAAGTAAATCCAAAATCAGGAGAGAGGAACCAGAGTTTCAGGGTTTTAAAAGTACTGGCTGTAGCCGTTGCCGTATTATTTGTTATTGTTGTTGTCATGATCTCCCCGCTCATATTGCAGAGGCTTTCCTACGGTCCTACTTTATGGCTCGCTAAATTAGACTACGAACCTGAGTATTATGTGGAAATAACACCTGAAGAACTGAAAGATTTTCCCACACTTCAGGGTTTGAATAATAAGAGTACATACGGGCACATCACCGAACTGGAAACAACTAGTGATGAAAGGGACCGGTTATCTTACCTGATATCACAAAAAGAAGCTGAACCGGTTTATCCATTTGAAATGTTGGTCCGTGCCACGGTATGGAGTACGGATGAAGTCCCGACTGATACCCCTCCTTATACGGAGATTACTGTTGAAGATCTTGAACAATTTCCCCCCATTAAAAAGACTATCAGTCAACCGTATCCATCTGTGGATAGATGGTATGGGATCTCTTCGGATGAATGGGATAGTTTTCTGAAATTCACAAATGGGTATAATGAAGAATATAGTGGTGTATTTCTCAAATTCGGGGATCAAGTCTATTACATAAGTAACACGTATGACATGAGGTCGTATCTCAAGATCGAGGGTGAATATTATGAGTTCAGTGTCGGTCTGGTGGGTTGAAGTTAATAGTGATTCTCACAGGTCCTGTTTTATTTTTTTTGGCATTCATCTCAAGTCCTGGTTAATCGGGGAATCCTCATCTTTTCACTGAACCTTAGCAGGCAATAAACGGCTTCTTCTCAAATTATACCGAAATCCTGATTCTTTTCTTCTCAACTAAGGTTTTGCCAAAATTGACAAAAAGGCTTTAAAAACTAAAAAAGGATCTTAAATGATTATTCTATCAAAAAATTACATTTAAAACCTTTAAAAAATTACCATTCAATATTATCATATGCAAGGTTTAACTGTATGAACTTAAACAATGTTATGTAAAAACTCAAATACTGTTATATATGTGTAAATTGTTAATATTTTATATGGTTGTTTCACAAAATTTCGCATGAATGGATTTCATATTTATATAAATATTGGTAATGTGTTTAAAATCTAATTACAGTTTTTTCGCCATTAAATGATTGAAAATAATTTCATTCATGGTTAATGACATTATAAGATGTTAAACTGCTTTTAAGCTGTTTAAAAACAAATTTTTTGCAAAATAAATTTTATTAGTAGATATTATTTGAAAATAAGGAACTATATGGAAAATGTCAAAACCTCAAGTCAAAAATTATTAGCTTGTATATCAGGCATGTTTGGGTGGTATAAATTGAGTTATTGCCGATATTTTATAATTCTCGCTTTACTTTTTTTTACTCTGTGTCCAGTAAGCTCGACAAGTAATAATGAAAGTTTTGTCACTTCCTCATCTGGTCTCGAGAACCCATACTCAGTATCAGGAAACGTTTTCTCCAATGTACAAAACAAAACTGTAAATGCCTCTCACACAAATGTTGTAATTCAGGGAAACGGTATGAAGGGGATTATAAAGTGTGATGACTATGGAAATTATAAGTTCGGTGATTTAGACAACTACAATGGGTTAGAGTATGGAAATTATTCTTTAATTGCTTTTAAATATATTCCTTCTGAGGGAAAATATGTTTTGTCCTGAAATAATTTCGCTTTGAAACTTTTTTCCTCTTGTCCATGTTTTCACCACCCAAACAATCTCACTCCTATTCTGAACTTTGCCTCAACTGGTAATCTATTCCAGAATGCTTCCTGTGGCGATTCTAACTGTTCAAGTTTCAAAGCTCCATGAGGCCTCTTGTTATACCACTGTACGAATTCTTCAAATGATTCAAACTCTCCTCTAAACCTTTGATATGTATCGAACCATTTCTCTATTTTTCCGTTTGTCTGAGGATGTCTTACCCTTGCAAGTATTGGTTTGATTCCAAGTTCTTCAATGCATCTTTTAAAGTCACTATCCCATGAACCATCCTTATTAATCCTGTGAGCTCCGAATTCACTTCCATGATCCATAATGAGCTCTCTTAAAGGGTATATGTCCCAGTACTCTTTAACAAGTTCATCAATCACTTTAATGGTGTTCTCCGTGTTGCAATGAACGTACTCTCCACCTGCAATTATCATTCTTGATGAATCATCAAGAATGGCACAGACTTGCAGTCCTAACAGGGGATTCTCATGCCAATCGATGTGTGCAGCAGACATGCTGTGTTCGCGTTCGTATCTACACCATTTTCTTCTCTGTTTCTTTTTTCGGTTTTCCTTGGCAAGGTCCATGCTAAGTAGATAGTTATGGATTCTGTTATGAGATATCTTACGATTATATTTGCCTTCGATGAGAATCTCAAGGTAACAGGCTCCAAACTTATAATCAGAGTAAGTTTGGTCAATCAATTCCTTATCAGAGGAGGATAAGGGGTTCTTTGGTCTTCCAAGATTAATGCCAACTTGAGGAAGCTGACCAGTTTCAACGTATTCTTTGTAGATCTGCTGAACTCGACGGGCTGAGATCCCCTGGATCTCAGCTATCGTCGAGGTAGATTCACCCTTCGATTTTTGAGCAATGATCCAACGTATCTTTTTTCCATTAAGTTTCACAAAAGATAAGGGATTACAACCGACATATTTAGCGCGAAATAATTTCGGGATAAAACATTCTGAGGGAAAATACTTATTTGGGACAACAAATGTGTCTCTTAAAAATTATGAGGATGTATCTGGGGTTAAAATCATACTTGCTTGGGCAAGTGAGGATGAAGAAAAGACAATTGAAAATTTCTATCCCTTGCTTAAATATACTATATCAGGGAGCATTGTTTCCGAGATAGAAGATGGAAGTATAAATACTTCATACACAAACATCGGAATCCAGGGAAACGGCATGACTGGGCTTGGAAAAAGTGATGAGTACGGAAATTATAAGTTCGGTAACCTCAGTATTGATTATTGGTTAGAGTATGGTAATTATTCTTTAATTGCTTTTAAATATATTCCTTCTGAGGGAAAATACCTATTTGGGACAACAAATGTGTCTCTTAATAATTATGAGGATGTATCTGAGGTTAAAATCATACTTGATTGGGCAAGTGAAGATGAAGAAAAAGCAATTGAAAATTTCTATCCCTTGCTTAAATATATTATATCAGGAAACGTTTTTTCCGATGTACAAGACAAAACCGTAAACGCCTCTGACACAAACGTTGTAATCCAGGGAAACGGCATGACTGGGCTTGGAAAAAGTGACGAGTACGGGAATTATAAGTTCGGTAACCTCAGTATTGATTATTGGTTAGAGTATGGAAATTATTCTTTAATTGCTTTTAAATATATTCCTTCTGAGGGAAGATACTTATTTGGAACAACAAATGTGTCTCTTAAAAATTATGAGGAAGTATCTGGGGTTAAAATCATACTTGATTGGGCAAGTGAGGATGAAGAAAAGACGATTGAAAATTTCTATCCCTTGCTTAAATATACTATATCAGGGAGCATTGTTTCCGAGATAGAAGATGGAAGTATAAATACTTCATACACAAACATCGGAATCCAGGGAAACGGCATGACTGGGCTTGGAAAAAGTGATGAGTACGGAAATTATAAGTTCGGTAACCTCAGTATTGATTATTGGTTAGAGTATGGAAATTATTCTTTAATTGCTTTTAAATATATTCCTTCTGAGGGAAAATACCTATTTGGGACAACAAATGTGTCTCTTAATAATTATGAGGATGTATCTGAGGTTAAAATCATACTTGATTGGGCAAGTGAAGATGAAGAAAAAGCAATTGAAAATTTCTATCCCTTGCTTAAATATATTATATCAGGAAACGTTTTTTCCGATGTACAAGACAAAACCGTAAACGCCTCTGACACAAACGTTGTAATCCAGGGAAACGGCATGACTGGGCTTGGAAAAAGTGACGAGTACGGGAATTATAAGTTCGGTAACCTCAGTATTGATTATTGGTTAGAGTATGGAAATTATTCTTTAATTGCTTTTAAATATATTCCTCCTGAGGGAAGATACTTATTTGGAACAACAAATACATCTCTTGGGGATATTGAAACCGTTTCTGATGTTAATATTATATTAGACTGGGCAAATGAAGCTGAAGAAAAGATAATTGAAAGCTTCTTTCCCCTGTTTAAATATTCTTTTTCAGGAAGCGTTTTTTCTAATATTCAAAATGAAAACATAAATGTCTCTAACACACACGTTGTAATCCAAGGAAACGGTATTACGGGGATTAGAAAGTGTGATGATTATGGAAATTACAAATCCGGTGATTTAGGCAGCGACAGTTGGTTAGAATATGGAAAAAACTATTCTGTAACTGCCTTTAAATACATTCCTTCTCAGGGAAAGTATTTGTTTGGAACAACAATTGTGTCTCTTAAAAATTGTGAGGAAGTATCTGACGTTAATGTCGAACTGGATTGGGCAAGCGGAGATGAAGAAAAGGCAATTGAAAATTTCTATCCCTTGCTTAGGTATACTATATCAGGAAGCGTTCTCGACAGCAGTGACAATAGTAGTAGCGACAACAGTAATAGTGACAATAGTAGCGGTGAAGGCAGTAGTAGTGACGGCAGTAGCAGTGGCAGCAGCCACAGCAGCAGTGGTGGTGGGGGTTCCCCTGAACCTGCAAGAAATGTTGAAGTGAGGGAACTTTCACAGGCTTTTATTACAAACGGACAACCTGTAAGGTTTGATCTCACAAGGAATGCTACTTCTGTGGTATATGTGAGCTTTGATGCAAAAAAGACTGCAGGAAAAACCACAACCGTTGTTGAGATGCTGAAAAATAAATCTACGCTTACTCCCGATGCACTCACCGGTGAAGTCTACAATTATCTCAATATCTGGGTTGGCAACGGCGGATATGCAACTGAAATGAACATTGAAAACGCGACTGTATGCTTCAAAGTTGAAAAATCCTGGATACAGGATAAAGGGATTGACCAGTCTTCAATCATCCTGAACAGGTACAGCGACAAGAAATGGAACGAGCTTCCAACCACCCTTCTCGGGAAGGATGACAAATATATGTATTTCACAGCTAAAACCCCTGAATTCTCTCCCTTTGCAATAGCGGGCAAAACAATAGTAGATGAAACAGGGAATGTAATAGCGACTACATCTAAAACACAGGAAAATAAGCAAAACAATACAACATTAGAAATCGAACAGACTTCTGAGCAGAGGGAAAGAAGTACGCCTGGGTTTGAAATGATTTACTGTGTTATCTGGTTGCTTGGATTGTTCCTGTATAGAAGAAGATAATTAAGTTAGATGGTGGGATAGTTTACTCTACTATCTAATTATTTGATCCTTTGCCAATTTCTCTATTAATGCTTTAAAATTTAATTAAAAGCATAATAGAGAAATTGCAAAGACATAGATATGGAAAATATGTGGAATGGCATCTTATATGCCATCCGGACCGACTCACGATTTTTTCCACCACAGCCATCCAGTGTGTGATTTCTCCTTCATCCTGAGATTTCCGTTCTCGCAGGAAAAGGTCTCGGATATGTATTTCTTTAGTATCGCCTCGTGTTCGGTGGTGGTCGCGTTGACGATTCGTTTGTAGTGATTAACTGCTTCTTCCATTCTAGGATAGACCAGTTCCCAGTAATCAGGGTATACGGTGACGTTCGGGTATATTCTCATATCGTACAGCACTTTGTATATGCAGTCGATCTGCGGGTGAATGTTATATGAGGTGCCGTGGATCCTTTTCCATGCTTCAGCATACGTTTTTTCCCAGGACGGCATTCCCGCAAACCAGTTCAGATAGACGTATTTCGAGGAAACATTGTTCATTTTAATCACTGCCTCTTTTATATCCGGCATTGACAGGGAAAACGAGGCAACGACCACATCATATGGGGCATCCAGGTCTTTGAGGTCGATGTCTTCCCATTTTTTCTGGATCCAGGATACGTTATTCAGCTCCTTTGCTTTGATATTCTCTTTCAGGCAGTATAGCATACCATCAGAGGGCTCGACTGCAGTGACGTGCTTAACCATGTCAGCGAGCGGTATGGTCAGGGTACCGGGACCTGCCCCGATATCCAGGACTTTCGAATCTGGTGTGAAATCGATTCTCTTGATTATGTTTCTGGAAAAATTCCAGTTGTCCATCTTGATCTGTGTGTCATACTTAATCGCCTCCTCAATTGTCCAGAACCTGCCGGTTTCGAAGTTCGTCTTCTTACTCTCGGCCATCATCGTTTTCCAGATCTCTCCATAGTCGATTACATTGTTCATCATTGGAATCCTCCTTAAAAATCCACCTCAAAAGTTCTCCTCTTCCATCCATTCGAGCCATTGTGCTGATCTGAGACCTCTGGCAGTTTCGTCATCGACATTATAGACCTGCTTGTAGAAGTCCAGTACCCATTCGTGGACCGTGATATCCTGGAACTTATCCGGGTAAGCTGCTTTCGCCGTTATCATCAGGTCGATAGGGTATTCCAGACGCCGGGCGCAGTTTGAGGGCGTCCACGGCATCGAATAGACTCTCTTATTTTTTATCGCACTCAACTCATTCAGGTTCTGGTAATACGGCGCTTCATAAAGTTCCCGGGCAGGATGGTATCCCCACGATGTAGCCAGCAATATAACATCAGGATCCAGGGCTAGAACCTGCTCGGTGTTCAGTATCTTTGCGGTACCGGTATCCCGATAGGCATTCTTCGCATGTACAATGCCCTCGATGGTGTACGACTCAGGTGTATCGATGCCCCAGGAGTGACCTGCACCCCCGGCTTTTCTGGCATTGGGCGAAAGGCCGAAGTACAACACCGTAGGTTTGTTTGACTCAGGTATATCCTTGGTTTTGTTCGATATCATTTTCTCCGTGTTTTGAATGTAATCGGCCAACTCAAGAGCATCTTTCTCTTTACCGAAAATTTGTCCGATAATTTTTATCTCGTCTCTCATAGTAGAGAGGTCTGAGTTCGAGTAATATGTAGGGGAATACAGGACTATCACAGGGATTCCAAGCGATTCCATCGTGTCGATCGTCTTATTCATCGTATCACGGTTGTCCCAACCGACCGAACAATCCCCTACCCTAAGAATAATGATGTCAGGGTTTGAACTCGCAAGCGCTTCGTAGCTGATAACGTTGTACTGCTGGGGTGTCAACCTGACCGTATCACTTAATGAAGGGTCCAAGTAAAGCATCGTGTTTTTGCCGTTTTCATACGTGAAATTTTCTCCCTTGGCACTCGGGAATACATAAGTATAGTCATTGGTGATTGTAGTACCAACAGCCACGATAGTATCCTGGACACCCAGGCTGATCATCACACATTCGACGAAACCGTCACTGATTACAGCGGCCCTTGTAATGTTTTTCGGCACTTTTACCTGGACGTCCCTCATATCCGTGATAGTATTAGATTCATCATTTGTCGATGGAGCTGCTACTGGCAAAGTGGTTTTTTCTGATATACATCCGGCAAACGGCAGGCTAATGAGTAAAATTAGAAACATATAAACTATCATTTTAGTCATAAAAAATCTCAACCTCAATTGCTTACTAGTTAATCGTTAATTGTAACTTTTTGTATTAGGTTAAGATACAAAAATGTCTGAAAGTACACGATCTTTATGTAAAATATTTAACATTCAAGTACGGAAAATCACCATGTGTGCATCCGAAGTTGTGCATGAAAATCGTTAATTAATGATAAATGATTTGTAGCACGTTAATCCATCTTATCCTTAATAAAATTGACTATTTTATTAGATATGTGTTATTGTATGTTATAAAGTTACTAAGTTTTATCATATTGATCTGTTTCAGCTCATGTGTTTATATTTTGTTAAATGCCAGCACTGTGGCCAAAATAAAGAGCATGATCCCTGTTGCGGTGTTTAGAGAGGTCCGGTATCGTGTCCTGATCGTATCCAACCGGCGGGCGGAAAGCCCTGTGGCAAGCAACATCCCTAACCCCAGTACAGGTAACACAACACCGGCATCATAGGCCAGCAGGTAATATAATCCTTGAAATGAGTTGTTCTGGGCGGCCATCATGCCGAGTATCGCGAGATACAGCCCGCCTGCACAGGGCATTTTAATCAAGCCAAATCCAAGCCCCATGGCAAAGCTGAAGCCAGTCGTGTGTATTCGGCTATATGGCCTGAGCAGTAAAACAAGTCTTTTGAACCCCGCATCCGAGAAGCTGCGTTCATGAAGGGGTGGCGTCCTGATTATCATGGTGGAGCCGATAATGAGCATAGAAGTAACGATCGCATATCTGACTATGCTATACAGGGAGGGTATGGTTACACTGAACATGTAAAAACAGATTCCTATAAGTGAATACATGAAGAGTAGCCCTGCCGAAAATGCCATTACATTAATCAGCAACAAGTATCGCCTTCCACCGGAGGCTGCCAGTGTGGCCATATATGCCATGACTGCGAGGATACATGGGGAAAACGCAGCTATGATGCCAGATGCAAATGCGATGGGAACTGACAGCGCCGGTATCGTCCTGATAGGCACATAACTGTCTGTAACAACGTGACTGCCGCAGTTATCTTCATAATATACGATCGAGGGGAATACATAAGATGTGTTGCCGCCATAAAGTACATATGTGATCTTTTCCTCGGCACCAGGCTGTAATTGACCGTTCCAGAAAAATTTTCCTGAAGTTAAGCGAGAGCCTTCTGTCAGCCCTCCAGAGAGACTGGCGTTGATTGTTGTGTTACTTTGATTGGATATATATACTGTCACTGCGACTTCGCTGTCGTTATTACTCCTTTTTACCGCAGTCGTATGTACGATCACTGGAGAATCATACCCATAAGAAGATACGATTGTATCTTTAATACTCCTTAGAACCGTATCGTACTCCCCTTCCAGATTTGCAGGCCCAATGATGGTATGGTTATCGATGATCAGATCCGGTATATCGATTAGACGATACCGGTCGATATATGATGCGCCTTCTCGTGAATTGACCCTGATTTCCCGGTAATTGACAGGCAAACCTTCATCGCAGGCTTCTTCAATGGCCTGCCTGATTAAAGGTGTCGTTTCAGTACATCGATTGCAACTTTCATCATAGAGATACAAGACAGTTATTTGCTTTGTATCATCGGCATAAGCGACAGATGGCAGAACACATAGAAGTAAAAATATGATTATTATCGCTATGCATGACTCACATATTGCTTCAATCCTTTGATTTTCGAGAAGTAGATTGTAGCGATGGCTTGCCATTTTAACCCTTTATATTAAATTTACCTTTTACACATCTGTGTATCATACGTTATTTTTTAACAATAATTGCTACATTTTCAAATAGTCATATTTACAAACACTAATTCGATAATATTATGTAGTAAAATGTAATACAAAGATATTAATTATTGCTACAGGTATTTTGTATGAATGATAAGTTTAACAATAGTGATAGAATCAGAATCGGCAAGTCTTCGGGTTATTTTAAAAAAGACTTCGTGTTATGTGTACTTGTAATACTCCTTATTGTTTCTGTAGAGGGATGCACGGGGCAGACAGATCCAGGTACGACAACATCCACAGACTCAGCGATAGTAGCCTCTCTTGATGAGCAATACCAATATATCACTGATATGCGTGGCGTGCAGGTGAAAGTGCCTAAGGAGATCAAGCGTGTAGCTACCATCGATGACGGCTTTGTCGAAGGCGTCCTGACGAATCTTAGTGAGGTTGACAAAGTAGTTTCCATAGGCTCGGCCGGGCTTAGTTCTAGATCCTTTTATCAGTCAAATATTACTCTGAACTCCGGCACAAACTACACTTTTAGCGGCGGATCAAATACAATGTGTATCGTTAATCCGTGGATAGCTAATGTGTCCTGTACGGAGTCTTCGTCAGGTATGACCATTATTAATTACGAAAAACTTGCCAGTGCGAATCCTGATGTACTTATTATACGGATCGGTGACTGCGAGATGAGTGCCACCAATCTCGAAGACAATGATAAAAAGATCTCGATGATCGAGTCGCTGGGCATACCTGTAATTGTGCTTTATTCGCCGAATACTTACCAGAATTCCGATCTGAATACCATGCGTGACGAGATGCGTATAATCGGACAGTTGTTCTATAAGGAGCAGGAGGCGATGGCCCTGGCAGACTATCTGAGTGATACGGAAAAAATGATCCGGGACAGGACGCAGGATATCCCTGATGAGGAAAAGATCACCGCATTGTATCTTGGGCTCTCTTCAAAGGCCAGAAAAAGTGGTGGTGCCGGGTATGTAAGTGGCATTGACACTCCGGAATCGTATATTCTCGAGACTGTTGCCAATGGCAAGAATGCTTACAGGGATACAGGCTCGGGTAAGCTGCTCAATGCCGAACAGGTGCTGGCATTAAACCCTGATGTGATTTTTTTACCCACGTATTCCGGGTATCATCCGCCTATCGAACTTCAAGATGCGATATATTACCAAAACTTGCAGGAACTTCAGGCTGTGAAAGACAAGCGTATCTATTCCATGCCTTACACCCCGAGAAACTGTGACCGTCGTGTCGAGTATCCGCTTGACCTCATGATTGTCGCGAAGGGCTGCTATCCTGATCGGTTCCAGGATATCAAGGTCCATGAGTTTGCATTGAAACTGTATCAGGACGTGTACGGAGTGGACCGTACAACAGCAGAGAAAATCAGGTCTGCTCAATACCTTGACTGGACTGTGGAGTACGATTTCTAAAAACGCTGTGAGACCAATGATGAAAGAGTATGGGAACAAAACTTGGTCGGATTTGTGTATTCTGATTTATTAAGCACGTTGTAATCCTTTATCGTCATAATGTTGCTTGCTCCTCTTGCAGACTATACCGGGCCGGCCGGTAATTCAGATGCTGGTGTCAAGTCGACGCCTGCATGGGCCGGGCTCGGATTAGGATGGATGCAGTATTCAAGGACATATGTGGCTTATTAAGGGCATATGTGGCTTGCAGGTGAAAGCGACTAAGGATACAAACGTGTCTTTGCTCAAACCAGTGGCTGAACTGACGGTGGACCTGATTTCTAGGTGTTTGTCATGGAAGAAATATCGACTGATGTGAAAAAATCGACTCGAACTGCCCTTGATTTTTTTGAGGCGAGGAAGCTGTCTATAATGCTCTTTCTCGCTGTCGTTGTGGTGGCAGGCGGCATGGTCACTATCTGTTTAGGGACTTATAAAATTTCTATGCCGGAAGTATACACCATCATTGCCACTCACTTGTTTTCACCGGATAACGTAGATTCCCTGAATAAGTTGAGAAACACTATCGTCTGGAACATCCGTTTCCCGAGGGTCATCACGGCCATAACCGTAGGTATCGGCCTTTCTGTGGCCGGGGCGATTTATCAGGGATGTTTCCGCAATCCTCTTGTGGAGCCATACATCCTTGGAGTATCTTCGGGTGCGGCATTCGGCGCAGCGCTGGGTATTGTCTATCCTCATATCTTTATATCTATACAGGTAAGTGCTTTCGTGTTTGCCTCGCTCTCTGTATTCCTGGCGTATACGCTGGCAAGGAACAGAGGACAAACTCCCGTAGTCACGCTGGTGCTTGCCGGCATCATTATTGGCTCGATATTTGGAGCTTGCGTTTCCATCATGAAATACATCTCCGATGATACACAACTGAGAGAGATCGTCTTCTGGATGATGGGAGGCTTTTACTATACCACGTGGAATGATGTATATCTGACTGTGCCTGTCGTGTTAATATCTGTAGCTATCATGTGGTTCTTCGGATGGAAGCTAAATGTCCTTTCCATGGGTGATGAAGAAGCTCGGGCGCTGGGCGTGAATCCGGAAATTTTCAAGTTTATTTTTATTGTCCTGGCCACGCTTGTGACTGCCGTCTGTGTATCTTCGGTGGGAATTATTGCGTGGGTCGGCCTGATGATGCCCCATGCTGCCCGCCTTATCCAGGGGCCGGATAACCGGTTTGTCATTCCTACAGCAGCACTGATGGGCGGTGTTTACATTATCTTTTGCGATACGATCGCACGCACGCTGACATCGGCGGAAATCCCAATCGGAATCATCACTTCCATCGTAGGTGCTCCATACCTCATATATCTGCTGCGTAGCAAAGAAAAGGAGATCTTCGGGTGATTAGATGTTAAAAGTAGATAATCTGGGCTTTGGGTATAGTGGCATACCCATATTCGAAGGCGTTTCATTCAGGGTAAAAAAAGGTTCTTTATGCGGGCTTTTCGGGCCAAATGGGTCCGGGAAGACAACCCTGTTTAAGTGCTGCATGAGCTTTCTTAAGTACGATAACGGCAGCATATGCATTGACGGATGCGATGTTAAGAGGAAGAAGATAGGGGAGTTGGCAAAACTTGTTGCCTACGTGCCCCAGGAACATAAGCCGCCTTTTCCGTACCTCGTCAAGGAAGTCGTGCTGATGGGCAGGACTCCTCACATGGGTGGTATATTCGGCGTCTCTGAGGATGACAAGAGTAAGGTCATGGAGGCTCTGGAAATGCTTGAGATCTCCCATATCGCCGATAAGCCATA containing:
- a CDS encoding FecCD family ABC transporter permease, which encodes MEEISTDVKKSTRTALDFFEARKLSIMLFLAVVVVAGGMVTICLGTYKISMPEVYTIIATHLFSPDNVDSLNKLRNTIVWNIRFPRVITAITVGIGLSVAGAIYQGCFRNPLVEPYILGVSSGAAFGAALGIVYPHIFISIQVSAFVFASLSVFLAYTLARNRGQTPVVTLVLAGIIIGSIFGACVSIMKYISDDTQLREIVFWMMGGFYYTTWNDVYLTVPVVLISVAIMWFFGWKLNVLSMGDEEARALGVNPEIFKFIFIVLATLVTAVCVSSVGIIAWVGLMMPHAARLIQGPDNRFVIPTAALMGGVYIIFCDTIARTLTSAEIPIGIITSIVGAPYLIYLLRSKEKEIFG
- a CDS encoding ABC transporter ATP-binding protein, with product MLKVDNLGFGYSGIPIFEGVSFRVKKGSLCGLFGPNGSGKTTLFKCCMSFLKYDNGSICIDGCDVKRKKIGELAKLVAYVPQEHKPPFPYLVKEVVLMGRTPHMGGIFGVSEDDKSKVMEALEMLEISHIADKPYNQLSGGQRQLVLIARAMAQETPLMLLDEPTSALDFCNQIRIWNILKKISAKGTTILACSHDPNHISWFCDDVIVMYGGGLVAKGNPKSVVSEELLSTIFSDICSVGYMDRLMMVYPKNIQAECPITTINNDLL